Proteins encoded together in one Pseudomonadota bacterium window:
- a CDS encoding Fur family transcriptional regulator produces MRQRIDLEALCAERGLRITDQRKVIAKVLSDSDDHPDVEKVHERAVAIDPRISIATVYRTVRLFEEAGILDRHDFGDGRARYEAAPEAHHDHLIDVETGKVVEFVDPELEALQKQIAEKLGYRLVDHRMELYGVALNRKN; encoded by the coding sequence ATGAGGCAAAGAATCGATCTTGAAGCGCTCTGTGCGGAACGCGGATTGCGTATCACCGACCAGCGCAAGGTTATCGCCAAGGTACTGTCCGACAGCGACGACCATCCCGATGTCGAGAAGGTGCATGAACGTGCCGTCGCCATCGACCCGCGCATCTCCATCGCCACCGTCTACCGAACGGTACGCCTGTTCGAGGAAGCGGGCATATTGGACCGCCACGATTTTGGTGATGGCCGGGCCCGCTATGAAGCGGCACCCGAAGCGCATCACGACCATCTGATCGATGTCGAGACCGGCAAGGTAGTCGAATTTGTCGATCCCGAGCTGGAAGCGCTGCAAAAGCAGATTGCCGAGAAGCTCGGCTATCGTCTGGTCGACCACCGCATGGAACTTTACGGCGTTGCCCTTAACCGAAAAAACTGA
- a CDS encoding GNAT family N-acetyltransferase, with the protein MAKSLATGNGVSADPDPIAEVAVSRIANGPEQLAQINAVMTVMETAFDPAYGEAWNHIQTRSMLMMPSSKLWLAYAPTDTDTSPEPSIVGFVIASGYGDEQEIMLVAVSPEWRLRGVGRTLLQAVFDDAKLAGITKLFLEMRHNNPAAHFYNSLGFTTIGRRRQYYTGNDGQKYDAVTLKKSTA; encoded by the coding sequence ATGGCTAAGTCACTGGCAACTGGTAATGGTGTATCGGCAGATCCCGACCCCATCGCCGAAGTCGCGGTCAGCCGGATTGCCAATGGCCCGGAGCAGCTGGCGCAGATCAATGCTGTGATGACGGTGATGGAAACAGCTTTCGATCCTGCTTATGGCGAGGCGTGGAATCACATCCAGACCCGGTCGATGCTGATGATGCCGTCGTCGAAATTGTGGCTGGCATATGCTCCCACAGACACCGATACGAGCCCGGAGCCGAGCATTGTCGGTTTCGTTATTGCATCGGGATATGGCGACGAGCAGGAGATCATGCTGGTCGCGGTCAGTCCTGAATGGCGGCTGCGGGGGGTCGGACGGACGCTACTGCAGGCTGTATTTGATGATGCCAAGCTCGCAGGGATTACCAAGCTTTTCCTGGAGATGCGGCACAATAATCCTGCCGCCCATTTCTATAATAGCCTGGGCTTCACAACCATCGGTCGCAGAAGACAATATTACACCGGCAACGACGGCCAGAAATATGATGCTGTTACACTTAAGAAGTCCACAGCATAG
- a CDS encoding M20/M25/M40 family metallo-hydrolase: protein MRHGLVFLAVLLSLIGTPVHAADDPQAKARASLAGDYDRIVEQLITITEIPAPPFGEEKRGRHLAEAFARLGLRDVTTDAEGNVTGIRPDRNGRIDGNLLVVSAHLDTVFPEDTDVTVRREGDRLLAPGIGDDSLGLAALLGWIRALDAGNVGTDRPILFVGTVGEEGRGDLRGVRHLMTKGAYAGRISRFISVDGANVARLVHRAVGSKRYEIAFNGPGGHSFGAYGIVNPMVAMADTVQRLYRIAPPSDPKTTYSASVVYGGRSVNTIPDRIVLLVDMRSPDPEELASLEAQFLAIVDEAVAAENLARSNRAGEISAEKKRIGDRPAGGTAETDPLVTQTSDILLASGYNVRFVASSTDANIGMSLGVPSITIGTGGGGGRAHALDEYLNVEREAFMQGLDAGLQIVIAAAGDNS from the coding sequence ATGCGGCATGGTCTTGTTTTTCTCGCTGTCCTGCTGTCACTGATCGGCACTCCGGTCCATGCGGCAGATGATCCGCAAGCCAAAGCGCGCGCATCGCTCGCGGGTGACTATGACAGGATTGTAGAGCAATTGATCACCATTACCGAGATTCCCGCGCCGCCCTTTGGCGAAGAAAAGCGTGGGCGTCATCTGGCCGAGGCATTTGCGCGGCTGGGTCTGCGCGATGTCACCACCGATGCCGAGGGTAATGTTACCGGTATCCGCCCGGACAGAAATGGCCGCATTGACGGCAATCTGCTGGTGGTTTCAGCCCATCTCGACACGGTCTTTCCGGAGGATACGGACGTAACGGTGCGTCGCGAGGGCGATCGTCTGCTGGCCCCTGGCATTGGCGATGACAGCCTTGGTCTGGCAGCGCTGCTGGGCTGGATTCGTGCACTGGATGCCGGCAATGTCGGAACCGACCGGCCGATATTGTTCGTCGGTACGGTTGGTGAAGAGGGGCGCGGTGATCTGCGCGGAGTACGTCATCTGATGACCAAGGGCGCCTATGCCGGGCGCATATCGCGTTTTATTTCGGTCGACGGTGCCAATGTGGCACGACTGGTGCACCGGGCCGTGGGGTCCAAACGCTATGAGATTGCGTTTAACGGGCCGGGGGGACACAGCTTTGGTGCCTATGGCATCGTCAACCCTATGGTGGCGATGGCCGATACCGTTCAGCGGCTCTATCGCATTGCACCGCCCAGTGACCCGAAGACCACCTATTCGGCCAGCGTTGTCTATGGTGGGCGCTCGGTCAACACCATTCCCGATCGCATCGTTCTGCTGGTCGATATGCGCTCGCCCGATCCTGAAGAACTGGCCTCGCTGGAAGCACAGTTTCTCGCCATAGTCGATGAGGCGGTAGCAGCGGAGAATCTCGCCCGTTCGAATCGTGCCGGTGAGATCAGCGCCGAGAAAAAACGCATTGGCGACCGGCCTGCCGGGGGAACCGCCGAAACCGATCCGCTGGTAACGCAGACCAGCGACATATTGCTGGCTTCGGGCTATAATGTAAGGTTTGTTGCGTCATCGACCGATGCCAATATCGGCATGAGCCTGGGCGTTCCTTCGATTACCATCGGCACAGGTGGCGGTGGCGGTCGTGCCCATGCGCTGGACGAATATCTCAATGTCGAGCGCGAGGCATTCATGCAGGGGCTCGATGCCGGGCTTCAGATTGTCATTGCCGCAGCAGGAGACAATTCATGA
- a CDS encoding malonic semialdehyde reductase, translating to MGNPLSDAALDQLFRTARTYNGYHDKPVTEAQLEAIWDLMKMGPTSANMLPARMIWCISDAAKERLAQHAMDSNADKIRKAPASVIIATDENFHEHLPELFPHTDAKSWFEGNPGKRANDGFRNSSLQGAYFIMAARALGLDTGPMSGFDNAAVDSEFFGDTPAVKSNFISTLGYGDPATIFDRSPRPAFDRFNSIV from the coding sequence ATGGGCAACCCTCTTTCCGATGCCGCGCTCGATCAGCTGTTTCGCACCGCGCGCACCTATAATGGCTATCATGACAAGCCAGTCACCGAGGCGCAGCTTGAGGCCATATGGGATCTGATGAAAATGGGGCCGACATCGGCCAATATGCTGCCGGCACGTATGATCTGGTGCATCAGCGATGCCGCCAAGGAGCGGCTGGCCCAGCATGCCATGGACAGCAATGCCGACAAGATCCGCAAGGCACCAGCCAGCGTGATCATCGCCACCGACGAGAATTTCCACGAGCATCTGCCTGAACTATTTCCCCACACCGATGCAAAGAGCTGGTTTGAGGGCAACCCGGGGAAGCGCGCCAATGATGGCTTTCGCAACAGCTCGCTCCAGGGGGCCTATTTCATCATGGCGGCCCGGGCGCTGGGTCTCGACACCGGTCCTATGTCCGGGTTTGACAATGCCGCAGTGGATAGCGAATTTTTCGGCGACACGCCGGCAGTCAAGTCAAATTTCATCTCGACCCTGGGCTATGGCGATCCAGCCACGATATTCGATCGCAGCCCGCGACCGGCTTTTGACCGCTTCAACAGCATCGTTTAA
- a CDS encoding insulinase family protein, which yields MNVPHWLRAFALSFALVFALSSPVALAQRENPLPPPEGVDNENLPWLYQNSNVPVDPAWTWGELDNGVRYAVRNNGVPPGQVTIRIRIDAGSLMEQENELGFAHLLEHLTFRGSKYVPDGEAIRIWQRFGITFGSDSNAETTPTHTVYKLDVPSFTVETLDESMKILSGMIREPSLSQQGLTAERPVVLAELRESSGLQARIGDATRELFFAGQLYARRPTIGKVETLNAATPEAVRAFHRRWYRPENTVIAIAGDADPALFEEMLTKYFADWDVAGPTPEHPDFGNPDPAAPATRVHVEPTLPFVINQAIIRPWNYVNDTVAYNEQLLMNLLAMQVINRELERRARAGGSYLQASVNQEDVGRSIDGTFVSIVPIGDDWEAALADVRAVIARARANDFDEADIAREVAEFDAALKIGVETYDTEAATKQADSIVNAVDIREAIATPQVALDIFSGMKANITPQRVRETVNALFTGTATRALLLAPTETAGLEQRLASALAAPVSGDIGQTQRARASFDDLPDLGAPAAVASREDIQLLGMEIVTFSNGVRALLYPNDAEVNKVSVRVRFGRGYQALRNDQSTLLWAGESALVGSGIGDLGQEELDQLTTGRRIGFSFGIDDDAFEFSADTRAEDLRDQLRLFAAKLAEPGWDAAPVTRAQAGTKLSYQSYLASPATLIDRDLQWLLRGRDPRYKTPEPTEIERLNPKSFRDTWEPLLAQGPIEVLVFGDFDREVTITYLAETVGALAPREAVAPVANSTVLGLGNITDLPVVSRHRGDPEQAAALLAWPTSGGLDNVRESRQLEILAALFNNRLFEQLREKAGASYAPQVFSNWPVSYDKGGYLAAITQLKPSAISIFEDTAAAIARDLVENPVDADELSRAVEPLGQQVRRAATGNQFWMWQLEGATLDRRRITAIRTLLGDYTRTSPEEMQALAQKYLSRAPALRWHVLPETDGSTAD from the coding sequence ATGAACGTTCCCCATTGGCTTCGCGCCTTCGCCCTGTCCTTTGCGCTTGTTTTCGCGCTGTCATCCCCTGTCGCTCTGGCCCAGCGGGAGAATCCGCTGCCGCCGCCCGAGGGTGTCGACAATGAGAACCTGCCCTGGCTTTACCAGAACAGCAACGTTCCGGTCGATCCGGCCTGGACCTGGGGAGAGCTCGACAATGGCGTGCGCTATGCCGTGCGCAACAATGGTGTGCCCCCGGGCCAGGTCACTATCCGTATCCGCATCGATGCCGGGTCGCTGATGGAGCAGGAAAATGAGCTTGGCTTCGCCCATTTGCTCGAACACCTCACTTTTCGCGGCTCGAAATATGTGCCCGATGGCGAGGCCATTCGCATCTGGCAGCGCTTTGGCATCACGTTCGGCAGCGACAGCAATGCCGAAACCACGCCGACCCATACCGTCTACAAGCTCGATGTTCCGAGCTTCACCGTCGAGACCCTCGATGAAAGCATGAAGATTCTGTCAGGCATGATCCGTGAACCGTCGCTGAGTCAGCAGGGGCTGACTGCCGAGCGTCCGGTTGTTCTGGCGGAACTGCGTGAGAGTTCAGGGCTGCAGGCGCGTATCGGCGATGCCACGCGCGAACTGTTCTTTGCCGGTCAACTCTATGCCAGGCGCCCGACCATCGGCAAGGTGGAAACGCTCAACGCGGCAACACCCGAAGCGGTCAGGGCGTTTCACCGACGCTGGTATCGGCCCGAAAATACGGTGATTGCGATTGCCGGCGATGCCGATCCGGCGCTGTTTGAAGAGATGCTGACAAAATATTTTGCCGACTGGGACGTTGCCGGGCCGACGCCCGAGCATCCCGATTTCGGCAATCCCGATCCCGCTGCACCGGCGACGCGGGTACATGTTGAGCCGACACTGCCCTTCGTCATCAATCAGGCGATCATCCGGCCCTGGAATTATGTCAACGACACCGTGGCCTATAATGAGCAGCTGCTTATGAACCTGCTGGCCATGCAGGTGATCAACCGTGAGCTGGAACGGCGCGCACGGGCTGGCGGTTCCTATCTCCAGGCCTCGGTAAACCAGGAAGATGTCGGCCGTTCGATCGATGGTACTTTCGTCTCCATTGTTCCCATAGGCGATGACTGGGAGGCTGCTCTGGCCGATGTCCGGGCGGTGATTGCGCGCGCCAGGGCCAATGATTTTGACGAGGCTGACATTGCCCGCGAAGTGGCGGAATTCGATGCCGCGCTCAAAATCGGGGTCGAGACCTATGACACCGAAGCCGCGACCAAGCAGGCGGACAGCATCGTTAACGCTGTCGATATCCGTGAGGCGATAGCGACACCGCAAGTGGCGCTCGACATTTTCAGCGGCATGAAAGCAAACATTACGCCGCAGCGGGTGCGCGAAACGGTGAATGCCCTCTTCACCGGCACGGCAACGCGTGCGCTGCTGCTCGCGCCGACTGAAACGGCCGGTCTGGAACAGCGGCTGGCTAGCGCACTCGCCGCTCCGGTCAGTGGTGATATCGGGCAGACACAGCGCGCGCGTGCCAGCTTCGATGACCTGCCCGATCTCGGCGCGCCGGCAGCGGTCGCGAGCCGTGAGGATATCCAGCTGCTGGGCATGGAGATTGTTACCTTTTCCAATGGTGTGCGGGCGCTGCTCTATCCCAATGATGCCGAGGTCAACAAAGTCTCGGTGCGGGTGCGTTTCGGCCGCGGCTATCAGGCGCTGCGCAATGACCAATCAACACTGCTCTGGGCGGGTGAATCGGCCCTGGTCGGCAGTGGCATTGGTGATCTTGGTCAGGAAGAGCTCGACCAGCTCACCACCGGACGCCGTATCGGTTTCAGCTTCGGCATTGATGATGATGCGTTCGAATTCAGCGCCGATACCCGGGCAGAGGATTTGCGAGACCAGCTTCGGCTCTTCGCCGCCAAGCTGGCCGAGCCGGGCTGGGATGCGGCGCCGGTGACACGGGCGCAAGCAGGCACAAAATTGAGTTATCAAAGCTATCTCGCATCGCCAGCGACGCTGATCGATCGTGATCTGCAATGGCTGTTGCGCGGCCGCGATCCGCGCTACAAGACACCAGAACCCACAGAGATTGAACGGCTTAACCCGAAAAGCTTCCGCGACACCTGGGAACCATTGCTGGCGCAGGGGCCGATCGAGGTTCTGGTATTTGGCGATTTCGACCGCGAGGTAACCATCACCTATCTCGCCGAGACCGTGGGTGCCCTGGCGCCGCGAGAGGCTGTGGCACCGGTAGCCAATTCAACCGTTCTCGGCCTCGGCAATATCACCGACCTTCCGGTTGTCAGCCGCCACCGCGGCGATCCGGAACAGGCCGCAGCCTTGCTTGCATGGCCAACATCGGGCGGGCTCGACAATGTACGCGAGTCGCGTCAGCTCGAGATATTGGCAGCCCTGTTCAACAATCGTCTGTTCGAGCAGCTACGTGAAAAGGCTGGTGCGAGCTATGCACCGCAAGTGTTCAGCAACTGGCCGGTAAGCTATGACAAGGGCGGTTATCTCGCTGCCATCACCCAGCTTAAACCCTCGGCGATCAGCATATTCGAGGATACCGCCGCCGCCATTGCCCGCGATCTCGTCGAGAATCCGGTCGATGCCGATGAGCTCAGCCGTGCGGTCGAGCCGCTGGGTCAGCAGGTGCGCCGCGCGGCAACTGGCAACCAGTTCTGGATGTGGCAGCTTGAAGGCGCGACGCTCGATCGGCGGCGTATCACCGCGATCCGCACCCTGCTTGGTGACTATACCCGGACATCGCCGGAAGAAATGCAGGCATTGGCGCAAAAATACCTGTCTCGCGCGCCGGCCCTGCGCTGGCATGTGCTGCCTGAGACAGACGGTAGCACCGCAGACTAG
- a CDS encoding 3-deoxy-7-phosphoheptulonate synthase class II has translation MTQWQKDSWRGFEALHIPEYPNGDALADAEETLTSYPPLVFAGEARNLRADLANVVEGKAFLLQCGDCAESFAEFHPNNIRDTFRVILQMAVVLTYASKLPVVKLGRMAGQFAKPRSSPVEVKDGHELPSYRGDIINGIDFDAAQREPDPSRMLRAYSQAAATLNLLRAFASGGYANLRQVHGWTHDFMARSPWAEKYAAMADRIGEALEFMEACGINPDTVPQLKATSFYTSHEALLLPYEQAMTRQDSLTGEWYDTSAHFLWIGDRTRFEGSAHVEFMRGIGNPIGMKCGPSLEPDALLKMLDTLNPARIPGRITLIARFGYDKVEKGLPALVRAVKAEGHPVIWSCDPMHGNVIKSESGYKTRPFERIMAEVRGFFAVHRAEGTNAGGIHVEMTGQNVTECTGGAVAITDDALGDRYHTHCDPRLNAGQSLELAFTLAEMLNDEMHVRTREAA, from the coding sequence GTGACACAGTGGCAGAAGGACAGTTGGCGCGGATTTGAAGCGCTGCATATCCCGGAATATCCCAATGGCGATGCATTGGCAGACGCGGAAGAGACACTCACATCCTATCCGCCGCTGGTATTTGCTGGTGAAGCACGCAATTTGCGGGCCGACCTCGCCAATGTTGTCGAAGGCAAGGCGTTCCTGCTGCAGTGCGGCGATTGCGCCGAGAGCTTTGCTGAATTCCACCCCAACAATATCCGTGACACCTTTCGGGTCATCCTGCAAATGGCGGTAGTGCTGACCTATGCCTCAAAGCTTCCGGTGGTGAAACTGGGGCGTATGGCGGGCCAGTTTGCCAAGCCGCGTTCCTCGCCGGTAGAGGTCAAGGATGGGCATGAGCTGCCAAGCTATCGCGGTGACATCATCAACGGCATTGATTTCGATGCTGCCCAGCGTGAGCCTGATCCGAGCCGTATGCTGCGTGCCTATAGCCAGGCTGCAGCGACGCTCAACCTGTTGCGTGCCTTTGCCAGTGGCGGTTATGCCAATCTGCGTCAGGTGCATGGCTGGACCCATGATTTCATGGCACGCAGCCCGTGGGCGGAGAAATATGCCGCCATGGCCGATCGTATCGGCGAGGCGCTCGAATTCATGGAGGCCTGTGGCATCAATCCCGACACCGTGCCGCAGCTCAAGGCGACGTCTTTCTACACCAGCCATGAGGCGCTGCTGTTGCCTTATGAACAGGCGATGACACGGCAGGATTCGCTGACCGGTGAATGGTATGACACATCGGCGCATTTCCTGTGGATCGGTGACCGCACCCGGTTTGAGGGATCGGCGCATGTCGAGTTCATGCGCGGCATCGGTAACCCGATTGGCATGAAATGCGGCCCTTCGCTCGAGCCCGATGCGCTGCTGAAGATGCTCGACACGCTTAATCCGGCACGCATTCCGGGCCGGATCACGCTGATTGCTCGCTTTGGCTATGACAAGGTCGAAAAGGGCCTGCCGGCACTGGTGCGTGCGGTCAAGGCCGAGGGTCATCCGGTGATCTGGTCCTGTGACCCGATGCACGGCAATGTTATCAAGTCGGAAAGCGGCTACAAGACCCGACCATTTGAACGGATCATGGCCGAGGTACGCGGATTCTTCGCAGTGCATCGCGCCGAGGGCACCAATGCCGGCGGCATCCATGTCGAGATGACCGGGCAGAATGTCACCGAATGTACCGGCGGTGCGGTGGCGATCACCGATGATGCGCTGGGGGACCGCTATCACACCCATTGCGACCCGCGGCTTAATGCCGGGCAGTCGCTGGAGCTGGCCTTTACCCTCGCCGAAATGCTCAATGACGAGATGCATGTCCGCACCCGTGAGGCCGCTTAA
- the tsaB gene encoding tRNA (adenosine(37)-N6)-threonylcarbamoyltransferase complex dimerization subunit type 1 TsaB, whose product MTKLLVIDAVTPACSVALFANNMLIASDYADLGRGHAERLVPMIAALPDRGHADTIAVNCGPGSFTGIRVGLSAAKALGIAWNVPVHGYSCLALVAHMAAQSGADGALSVVMQAGHGELFVQNFLIRKGQAMTEPETGIVSVAPGEAMQITAGRPVYGSGIDMLDGHPSTLHGKSLLPDARLFPAMQAGFADQSPSPIYVRAPDAKPASANPVNRQASPQAKSAHG is encoded by the coding sequence ATGACAAAATTGCTGGTCATTGATGCGGTAACCCCTGCCTGCTCCGTCGCTCTCTTCGCCAATAACATGCTGATCGCCAGCGATTATGCCGACCTCGGGCGCGGGCATGCCGAAAGGCTGGTGCCGATGATCGCAGCGCTCCCCGATAGGGGCCATGCCGACACTATTGCCGTAAATTGCGGGCCGGGCAGCTTTACCGGCATTCGCGTCGGTCTGTCCGCCGCCAAGGCACTGGGCATTGCCTGGAATGTGCCGGTACATGGCTATTCATGCCTGGCGCTGGTGGCACATATGGCGGCGCAATCGGGGGCCGATGGTGCATTGTCCGTGGTGATGCAAGCGGGACATGGCGAGCTGTTCGTGCAGAATTTTCTTATCCGGAAGGGACAGGCCATGACCGAACCGGAAACCGGCATTGTTTCGGTGGCGCCAGGAGAAGCGATGCAAATCACTGCAGGCAGGCCGGTTTACGGCAGCGGCATCGACATGCTCGATGGTCATCCTTCGACATTGCATGGCAAATCGCTGCTTCCCGATGCACGGCTGTTCCCGGCAATGCAGGCAGGCTTTGCCGATCAATCACCCAGCCCGATCTATGTCCGTGCACCCGATGCAAAACCGGCATCCGCAAATCCTGTCAATCGTCAGGCTTCACCACAGGCAAAATCCGCACATGGCTAA
- a CDS encoding NifU family protein: protein MLIETEQTPNPATLKFSPGRTVMATGTRDFATPEEAEASPLAKALYDLGDVIGVFYGYDFISVTAAPGVDWTHLKPDVLSVLLDHYSANMPLFTGGSAADISVPAEVETFPENPEDEDIIVQIKELIDTRVRPAVAQDGGDIIYRGFNKGVVFLQMQGACSGCPSSTATLKHGIESLLKHYVPEVQEVRAA from the coding sequence ATGCTGATAGAAACCGAACAGACACCCAATCCCGCAACCCTGAAATTCTCCCCAGGCCGTACTGTGATGGCCACAGGGACGCGCGATTTCGCCACCCCCGAAGAGGCGGAAGCATCGCCTCTGGCGAAGGCGCTGTATGACCTCGGTGATGTCATCGGCGTGTTCTACGGCTATGATTTCATCTCGGTCACCGCTGCCCCGGGCGTTGACTGGACACATCTCAAGCCCGATGTCCTGTCCGTTCTTCTTGACCATTATTCTGCCAACATGCCCCTGTTCACCGGCGGTTCGGCAGCCGACATATCGGTCCCCGCCGAGGTCGAGACTTTCCCCGAAAACCCCGAGGACGAGGACATTATCGTTCAGATCAAGGAACTGATCGATACGCGTGTTCGCCCCGCCGTCGCCCAGGATGGTGGCGATATCATCTATCGCGGCTTCAACAAGGGTGTGGTTTTCCTGCAGATGCAAGGCGCCTGTTCGGGCTGCCCATCCTCGACGGCAACGCTCAAACATGGCATTGAATCGCTGCTCAAGCACTATGTCCCCGAGGTGCAGGAAGTCCGCGCCGCCTGA
- a CDS encoding MucR family transcriptional regulator translates to MSTDTEILQETLITLTSDIVAAHVSNNSVAVSDLPLLIGNVHEALTGLASSNQPAEEERPEPAVSVRASVKPDYIVCLEDGKKLKMLKRHLMTHYNMTPDDYRARWNLPSDYPMVAPNYAEKRRELAKKIGLGRKPGARKKKAG, encoded by the coding sequence ATGAGCACGGATACCGAAATCCTGCAGGAGACACTTATCACGCTGACATCGGATATAGTTGCGGCCCATGTCAGCAACAACAGCGTTGCCGTCTCGGATCTGCCGCTGCTGATCGGCAATGTTCATGAGGCACTGACCGGTCTCGCCAGCAGCAATCAACCTGCCGAAGAGGAGCGCCCGGAGCCTGCTGTTTCCGTCCGTGCCTCGGTCAAGCCCGATTATATTGTCTGTCTTGAGGACGGCAAGAAGCTGAAGATGCTCAAGCGCCACCTGATGACCCATTATAACATGACGCCCGACGACTATCGCGCACGCTGGAACCTGCCTTCCGATTATCCCATGGTTGCGCCAAACTATGCCGAAAAGCGCCGTGAACTGGCGAAGAAAATCGGCCTCGGCCGCAAGCCCGGCGCCCGCAAGAAAAAGGCGGGCTGA